A single Deltaproteobacteria bacterium DNA region contains:
- a CDS encoding Tad domain-containing protein, with protein MCFNRTSNENGATLVVMVLGVIPIMAIIATLVVEMGRAELAYTTLQTTADAVALASTSRLDGTMSGWLAAKRAAINTLRKSMIFGSDGLAASPGYFEDTEIVSDQDSLESGSSKYQSTTYQMGNVHVVIERGFYGNIDTNATEHTGNCGTDKPMWVASNPLTKVYKFVKLEATCDFATRVIPNELRQNRNCNEIVPGTVDPPLGCNIAWIANATRVQLTVNPYPTFLLGLIPGGGGFFNAVSRQSIAALNTFPPKIFTLGGP; from the coding sequence GTGTGTTTTAATAGAACAAGTAACGAAAATGGCGCTACACTAGTGGTTATGGTTTTAGGAGTAATTCCCATAATGGCAATTATTGCTACGCTAGTAGTTGAAATGGGACGGGCCGAACTAGCATATACCACCCTCCAAACAACTGCAGATGCGGTGGCCTTGGCGTCAACTTCGCGCCTGGATGGAACCATGTCGGGTTGGTTAGCGGCAAAGAGAGCAGCTATCAACACTTTAAGAAAAAGCATGATATTTGGCTCCGACGGCCTGGCAGCGAGCCCGGGTTACTTTGAGGATACAGAAATAGTAAGCGATCAAGATTCCCTCGAAAGTGGCTCCTCAAAATACCAAAGCACAACGTACCAAATGGGAAATGTGCACGTAGTAATAGAAAGAGGTTTTTATGGCAATATAGATACAAACGCCACTGAACACACTGGCAATTGCGGCACGGATAAGCCTATGTGGGTAGCGTCTAATCCACTTACCAAGGTTTATAAATTTGTAAAACTAGAAGCTACATGCGACTTCGCAACTCGCGTAATCCCTAATGAGCTTAGGCAAAATCGCAACTGCAATGAGATTGTGCCCGGCACAGTTGACCCACCCCTCGGTTGCAATATCGCATGGATTGCAAATGCTACGCGCGTGCAGCTAACGGTTAATCCATATCCAACGTTTCTATTGGGGCTAATACCAGGAGGCGGGGGATTTTTTAATGCAGTGAGTAGACAAAGCATAGCAGCTCTAAACACATTTCCACCAAAAATATTTACACTTGGCGGTCCTTAG